From the genome of Podospora bellae-mahoneyi strain CBS 112042 chromosome 2, whole genome shotgun sequence:
GGATCAAACGCATTGCAGCCGCCTCATCAACGTCACCTTCCAGCGAGGGCTTCCGGAGTTGAACAGTAATGTTCTCTGCCACGGTCTCGTAGGACCAACTCGAGTATTCGCCAGCTCTGAAGAACTCATCCTGCTCTCACGCGCTGATTGCACCGCTTGACACCGAGTCCCGGTAGCCTCCCCCGTTCCTACCGCCTTGAAGAGAAGAATGAAGGTAATCTTGAGCGTATCTGTCATATAGAAACAAAAGCGGCAGTACGTCCTCTCGCCAAGTCGGCAGTTGTAGACGCTTCGTCCGTATGACCGCCACAACCCACGCCACAAAGCCAAGGGTCCAGACTGCGGCAGGGAGAGCAATCCAATACCACCGGACTCTAACGAAAGTAGCGACGGTACTTGCTTGGCCCTTGACCAAAAAGGCTTCTCCAATTTCTGTGCCGTTGGCGACAACACCCGAGTTGCGTATGGTTTTCATCATGGCAGCGGCAATCCCGTCCATGACGCAGGAAAAGGTATCGGCGTTGACGCTGCCGCATTCGTTGGCGGTATAATTCGCGTTGAAGATATAATTCATCATCTTGGACTGCTTACAGGAGCCGTTCGCGAATCCAGAACAGAATTCAATGGCTGTGTGGCCGTCGCTGGTTGCAGCAGAGCCGGGAATGACGTCGGTCACCAGAAACTGGGGATCAGGCCATGCCCAGTCTCGCTGTAAGGACTCACTCAAGCCGAAAGATAAGTTAGCAGCGGGATCAATGCCGCGGTCGAGACCCCATGGCGGCCGCAGCTTGTGGGCTAACCAGTCTGCACCATTGGGGGGTAGCTCCGTGAATGTGTCTAGCAAGGTCTCCTTATATACACCGTTTTGGACAGACGTCTCGAAGCTCAACACACACTGTTGCAGCGAGCACTCGGTGACACTGAAGTTCGAGAAGTCGACAGAAGGCCTGTAGGCACTGCTGAGGACGTATGGAGGGAGTAATCGAATACTATGGTACATCAGCCCATCTTTGCCGCCAACGAAGGTGATGGTCATAAAGTCTTCGACGGTCGTGAGGTTGCCAACTTGACGTAGAGTGGCTGAGCCATCAAATAACTTGGCGCTACAGTATACCCCCTTCGGGATGCCTTGTCCTCCACCGGCGTCTTTGCACGTCAGATTGGTCTTCCACGTGATATCGGTATACCGTGAACAGAAGCCCAGCGTAGCTGTCGGGGGCCAAGTGCAATTTGCCTGTGCTGCAAAGGAATTGAGGCGAGTTTGTGTCTTGGGTCAGACCTGAGGTCAGCGCCAGCATGATGTTAAGTTCCAGATCTGGGTCGGGGTAGTTTGCTGGAAATGTTGTCTCTGGTATTAGCACCGTATCTTTTGCTCGTACCCACGATGTGCCTCCGGGCGAGAACTTACTTGAATAGTTGCGGCGCAGGCCGTGGGCGTCATAGACGATGCTATGACTGAGCAGGGCGACCGCGCCGTCCGCCGCGATATCGCCCGCCTCATACCGAACGAGATTCTGTGTTAAAGGACCCCAGAACATTCCGAACAAGAGAGCTAGCGACGCAGTGATAACGACGAATCTTTTCCGCTGATACCAGGATCTGGGTATCAGTGGCAGGGTGTTgagcttgtcatcatcaagggGGTAACCTACTCAGCGCCCGCAGTCCAGAGAAGTTGGGCAACCCCTATCGCACCTCCTCTCGCCTTCTGGAAACCGACGAGATCTGCCAAAGGCCGCGGTCGCTTCGCAAACCATATCCACTTGAGCTGTGCAATGGTCGCCTGGACGCCGAAGATGGTTCCAGCAAAACCCACATTTCCGAGGAGTGATAGCACGAAGTTGAGCGTGACCGGCCAGTCGGGCGCCAGCTGGTTATCGTATCAACGAAGAAGGGTGGCAGTGGCCCCTATACATAAGAGAGAGGCCAAGAACCCGAGGAACTCGAAAATCCACGTCTGAGAGAGCTTTGCCCATCTCGATTTCTtgatgctgtggtggtggtacatGTCGTGGCGATTGCGGCGACTTTCTGGGTTTGTCTCCTCAATCGTGTGCAAAGGGCCGTATTTCCGCGGATCCATCTGGGTCTTCTTTTAGTTTCTGTGATCTTGGTTCCAGCTAGTGAATGAAGTAGGCTGTACAAAAGTCTGagttttttgggggtttggggcgTCGATGGACCTTACTTACTACAGTTTTTTTTGCAcgggagaaaggggggggaataCGAGGCTCTGTAGGCGctccccagcttctctcACAGGCTGGTGGCTGATGGCAAAGCAAAATGCACGAGAATTATCTGCCAATTGTATTAGCAATTTATTCCGACGTACAGGCCGTATCTGGAAACCTacgttgggtttgggggccCAAAGGAGGCTCTGCGAAGGTGGCGAGTTTAATATCTACTGGTTTGTTGAACATGGCCCATCTCCCAGGGGTGACCGATCCAGTCGACCAGGAAAACACGGAAACCACTGCAatcacaacagcaa
Proteins encoded in this window:
- a CDS encoding hypothetical protein (EggNog:ENOG503NZIS; COG:S), which translates into the protein MFWGPLTQNLVRYEAGDIAADGAVALLSHSIVYDAHGLRRNYSTTLGFCSRYTDITWKTNLTCKDAGGGQGIPKGVYCSAKLFDGSATLRQVGNLTTVEDFMTITFVGGKDGLMYHSIRLLPPYVLSSAYRPSVDFSNFSVTECSLQQCVLSFETSVQNGVYKETLLDTFTELPPNGADWLAHKLRPPWGLDRGIDPAANLSFGLSESLQRDWAWPDPQFLVTDVIPGSAATSDGHTAIEFCSGFANGSCKQSKMMNYIFNANYTANECGSVNADTFSCVMDGIAAAMMKTIRNSGVVANGTEIGEAFLVKGQASTVATFVRVRWYWIALPAAVWTLGFVAWVVAVIRTKRLQLPTWREDVLPLLFLYDRYAQDYLHSSLQGGRNGGGYRDSVSSGAISA